The genomic window CTGTTATCGGCTACATTTAACATTGTGCGTAACTGTATCATTATTTTTATTTAATATTTTCTTCCGAACTAGATGAAATACTCCTGACCACATCCTTTAAAATCCAGTTTTTATTTTTAGATATAGGCTTTGATTCTTCAATCATAACGGTGTCTCCAATATTTAAGGCTTCACCCTCGTAATGAGCCTGATATTTTTTTGTTGATTTAAATCTCTTTTTATATTTTGGATGCGCCTTAATAGAAGTAACCGCCACCACTACGGTTTTTTGCATTTTATTACTTACTATTTTTCCGGTTAAAATTCTTTTAGGCATTTTTTTCGTTTATTATTGTAGCTAAAACCGCAATATTCTTTTTTATCTTGCTAAATTCACTAACATTCTTAAGTTGAGCGCCGACTAATTTAAAATTAAGATCACTTAACCTAACCCTTTCTTCGTGTAAGGTCTTGGTTAGTTCTTCAATATTCCTTTGTCTTAACTCTTTGGCTTTCAACATAAATTTATCTTGAAATTATTTTTGTCATTACCGGTAACTTGTGCGCAGCTAATCTTAAGGCTTCCTCTGCTGTATCTTTGGCTAAACCATCTATTTCGAAAATTACATGACCCGGCTTTAACGGAAAAACAAAATGATCCACCGCGCCTTTGCCTCCGCCCATACCTACTTCTGCGCCTTTCTTTGTAACTGGTTTAGACGGAAAAACCCTAATCCAGACCTTACCACCTCTTTGCATATGATGCGTCATAGCGCGTCTAGCGGCTTCAATTTGTCTTGAAGTTAACCAACATGTTTCGAGCGATTTTAAGCCAAAACTACCAAAATCTAGTTTGTTTCCGCGTGAAGCTACACCGCGACTGCGGCCCCTATGCCATTTCCTGTGTTTTACTCTTTTAGGTAGTAACATATGCCTATTTTGTCTAAATTTTAGAGCTCATCTGTAGCGAATAAAATTTAGCTACAAAAGAGAGCACCCCGCCCTTTAGACTAGTTATCCTTGAGTTAACTAAATTGATTTTTATTAAATTTGATTTCATGTCTATTTCTCAATATTTTGGCTTAAAGGGCGGGGTTCTCGACAATATAGCCATCACTACCGTTCTTGGATATTGTCGGAAAACTTATCGCCTTTATACAGCCAAACCTTAACCCCAATAACACCATAGGTTGTATGTGCTTCTTCGTGGGCGTAATCTATGTCGGCTCTAAGATTTTGCAACGGAATCTTACCTCTTGTCAACTGTTCTCTTCTGGCAATCTCGGCGCCACCCAGTCTGCCTTTGGCCAAAATTTTAATACCTTTAATACCGGGTTCGGCCATAACCTTCTCTGCCATCATCTTCATAGCACGCCTAAAGGGAATTCTTTTTTCTAACTGTTCAGTAATATTTTTTCCAACTAATCTGGCAAATAATTCTGGTTTTTTAATTTCTTCTATTTCTAGCTTTATGGTGGAATTAAATTTTGTTTTTCTCTCGGCGTGTATTTTCCCAAGAACTTTTTTTATACCCTGCTGTAATTCGTCTAAACCCTTGCCACCTCGGCCAATAATCATACCCGGGCGAGCTGATCTTATACTTATAGAAATAGAGTTGCCCGATCTAACAATATCAACACCATCCACCGAAGCTTTAATCAATTTCTCTTTTAGAAATTCTCGTATAGAAAAATCTTCACGCAAAAAGATTATGCGATTTTTTTCGCTATACCACCTCGAGCTCCAATCTTTTTGTATGCCTAGTCTAAAGGCAACTGGATTTATTTTATGTCCCATCCTTCGCTCCTCGCTTCGCTCGTAGCTACGGATGGCAAG from bacterium includes these protein-coding regions:
- the rpsQ gene encoding 30S ribosomal protein S17 → MPKRILTGKIVSNKMQKTVVVAVTSIKAHPKYKKRFKSTKKYQAHYEGEALNIGDTVMIEESKPISKNKNWILKDVVRSISSSSEENIK
- the rpmC gene encoding 50S ribosomal protein L29, whose product is MLKAKELRQRNIEELTKTLHEERVRLSDLNFKLVGAQLKNVSEFSKIKKNIAVLATIINEKNA
- the rplP gene encoding 50S ribosomal protein L16 yields the protein MLLPKRVKHRKWHRGRSRGVASRGNKLDFGSFGLKSLETCWLTSRQIEAARRAMTHHMQRGGKVWIRVFPSKPVTKKGAEVGMGGGKGAVDHFVFPLKPGHVIFEIDGLAKDTAEEALRLAAHKLPVMTKIISR
- the rpsC gene encoding 30S ribosomal protein S3, whose protein sequence is MGHKINPVAFRLGIQKDWSSRWYSEKNRIIFLREDFSIREFLKEKLIKASVDGVDIVRSGNSISISIRSARPGMIIGRGGKGLDELQQGIKKVLGKIHAERKTKFNSTIKLEIEEIKKPELFARLVGKNITEQLEKRIPFRRAMKMMAEKVMAEPGIKGIKILAKGRLGGAEIARREQLTRGKIPLQNLRADIDYAHEEAHTTYGVIGVKVWLYKGDKFSDNIQER